A region from the Achromobacter seleniivolatilans genome encodes:
- a CDS encoding CoA transferase produces MGNLMDLRPSFLRARTPAGKTSRDALRKLWGSVDLPDESLEHVLLTGADAVLPSSFAVGAAAQTSMAAAALAAAELWHLRGGARQQVSVDMQHAAQECRSHFMINGTTPNPWDPVSGVYRCGDGGWVRIHANFAHHRDGALALLGCPTGEGTTRETVERALSRWNATDFEQVAADAGMVVSAMRSFEEWDRHAQGQAIAAQPLLTIERIGEADPRPLPKYGHDARPLKDIRVLDLTRIIAGPVCGRALAAYGADVMLVNSPQLPNIDNIIDTSRGKLSVLADLDTADGRIALGNLLRSAHVFVQGYRPGGLAALGFGPQDAARIRPGIVYVSLSAYGTSGPWANRRGFDSLVQTATGFNHAEALAAGQEAPKALPMQILDHASGYLMAFGAQVALARQATEGGSWHVRVSLAQTAHWLRGLGRVDGGLSCQMPGFDGLLETEPSGFGELTAVRHAARFSDTPARWARPSSPPGTHPPVWPFN; encoded by the coding sequence ATGGGAAATCTGATGGATTTACGCCCGTCCTTTCTAAGGGCACGCACACCGGCCGGCAAGACGTCCCGTGACGCCTTGCGAAAACTCTGGGGTTCAGTGGATCTGCCTGATGAGTCGCTGGAGCATGTGTTGCTGACCGGCGCGGATGCAGTGCTTCCTTCTTCGTTTGCGGTCGGTGCGGCAGCGCAGACCAGTATGGCGGCTGCGGCGTTAGCGGCCGCCGAGCTTTGGCACTTGCGCGGAGGCGCCCGGCAACAGGTCAGCGTTGACATGCAGCATGCCGCGCAAGAGTGCCGCAGTCATTTCATGATCAATGGCACGACACCCAACCCGTGGGACCCCGTCAGCGGCGTCTATCGATGCGGTGATGGCGGCTGGGTGCGCATCCATGCCAATTTTGCGCATCACCGAGATGGCGCGCTGGCGTTGCTGGGTTGTCCCACGGGCGAAGGCACTACGCGAGAAACAGTCGAGCGGGCACTGAGCCGGTGGAATGCCACGGATTTCGAGCAGGTCGCTGCCGACGCAGGCATGGTGGTGTCAGCCATGCGCAGTTTTGAGGAATGGGACCGTCACGCGCAAGGCCAGGCGATTGCTGCGCAGCCTTTGCTGACGATTGAACGGATTGGCGAAGCCGACCCGCGCCCCTTGCCCAAGTATGGGCACGACGCCCGGCCGCTCAAGGATATTCGCGTTTTGGATCTGACGCGCATCATTGCAGGTCCGGTTTGCGGCAGGGCGCTGGCCGCTTATGGCGCCGATGTAATGCTGGTGAATTCGCCGCAGCTGCCCAATATAGACAACATTATCGATACCAGCCGCGGCAAGCTGTCCGTGCTGGCAGACCTGGATACCGCCGACGGCCGCATAGCTCTGGGTAATCTGTTGCGCAGCGCCCATGTGTTCGTCCAGGGATACCGGCCCGGCGGCTTGGCCGCCTTGGGTTTTGGTCCGCAAGATGCCGCTCGCATCCGCCCGGGAATCGTGTATGTGTCGCTCTCCGCGTACGGAACCTCGGGCCCCTGGGCGAATCGCCGTGGATTTGATTCGCTGGTGCAGACGGCCACGGGGTTTAACCATGCCGAAGCCTTGGCCGCTGGCCAAGAAGCCCCCAAGGCGCTGCCGATGCAGATTCTGGATCATGCGTCAGGCTATTTGATGGCGTTTGGCGCGCAAGTGGCGCTGGCGCGGCAGGCAACCGAAGGCGGCAGCTGGCATGTGCGCGTGTCGCTGGCGCAGACCGCGCATTGGCTGCGCGGTTTGGGCAGGGTGGACGGCGGCCTTAGCTGTCAGATGCCGGGCTTTGATGGCTTGTTGGAGACCGAACCGTCGGGCTTTGGCGAGCTGACGGCCGTGCGCCACGCCGCCCGGTTCTCTGACACGCCTGCGCGGTGGGCGCGTCCGTCCAGCCCGCCCGGCACGCATCCCCCCGTCTGGCCGTTCAACTAG
- the phrB gene encoding deoxyribodipyrimidine photo-lyase, which translates to MNTLLWLRTDLRLHDNPALAAAAEAGTVTALFLASPGQWRQHGDAPAKVDFWLRNLRELSQDLAQLGIPLKLLTVPDWSHAPDAIARFCKMHAITSVHANTEWAINERRRDAAVAEAVQDIGVNWTLHHGASLLLPGSVLTGKGECYRVYTPYARTCRERLRTAPIRAVPAPRAQAAPAWGPDPLPDAFDGFDTPSEAVRALWPAGESAASDRLASFADGVIDAYKDERDFPSLPATSCLSPYLAAGVLSPGQALRAALTANHGELDSGKAGAATWINELLWREFYQHLLAAYPSLSMHQPMKPETAAVPWRDAPDDLQAWQQGQTGIPIVDAAMRQLLALGWMHNRLRMVAAMFLSKNLLIDWRLGEAWFMAQLVDGDLAANNGGWQWSASTGADAVPYFRVFNPLSQSRRFDERGVFLREWLPELAHLDDKAIHDPSPMERAAAGYPMPIVDLAQSRLRALEAFGNLPALTAE; encoded by the coding sequence ATGAATACGCTGCTCTGGCTACGCACTGATCTGCGCCTGCACGACAACCCCGCTTTGGCCGCTGCCGCCGAGGCCGGCACCGTCACCGCGCTGTTTCTCGCGTCGCCCGGACAATGGCGGCAGCACGGCGACGCACCGGCAAAAGTGGACTTCTGGTTGCGCAACCTGCGTGAGCTCTCGCAAGACCTGGCCCAGCTCGGCATTCCGCTAAAACTGCTGACCGTGCCGGACTGGAGCCACGCCCCTGACGCCATTGCCCGCTTTTGCAAAATGCACGCCATTACCAGCGTGCATGCCAATACCGAATGGGCGATCAATGAGCGCCGCCGCGATGCAGCGGTAGCAGAAGCCGTGCAAGATATCGGCGTGAATTGGACGCTGCACCACGGCGCTTCCCTGCTGCTGCCCGGTTCGGTACTGACAGGAAAAGGCGAGTGCTATCGGGTCTATACGCCCTATGCGCGCACCTGCCGCGAGCGCTTGCGCACCGCACCAATCCGCGCCGTGCCCGCACCACGCGCCCAGGCTGCTCCCGCTTGGGGCCCAGACCCGCTGCCCGACGCCTTCGATGGCTTTGACACACCCAGCGAGGCCGTGCGCGCCCTGTGGCCCGCAGGCGAGTCCGCGGCCAGTGACCGGCTGGCATCCTTTGCCGACGGCGTCATCGACGCCTACAAAGACGAGCGCGATTTCCCATCGCTTCCCGCCACGAGCTGCCTGTCGCCTTATCTGGCGGCAGGCGTGCTGTCGCCGGGCCAAGCGTTGCGGGCAGCGCTGACCGCCAATCATGGTGAGCTGGACAGCGGCAAAGCGGGCGCCGCGACCTGGATCAACGAATTGCTGTGGCGCGAGTTCTACCAACATTTGCTGGCCGCTTACCCATCTTTATCGATGCACCAGCCAATGAAGCCTGAAACCGCCGCCGTGCCATGGCGCGATGCCCCTGACGACCTGCAAGCCTGGCAGCAGGGCCAGACCGGGATTCCGATCGTGGACGCCGCCATGCGCCAACTGCTCGCGTTGGGATGGATGCACAACCGCCTGCGTATGGTGGCCGCCATGTTCCTGTCCAAGAACCTGCTGATCGATTGGCGGCTTGGCGAAGCCTGGTTCATGGCGCAACTGGTGGATGGCGACTTGGCGGCCAATAACGGCGGCTGGCAATGGAGCGCGTCCACCGGCGCCGATGCCGTGCCCTACTTCCGTGTGTTCAATCCCTTGTCGCAATCGCGCCGCTTTGACGAGCGCGGTGTGTTCTTGCGCGAATGGCTGCCGGAACTGGCGCATCTGGATGACAAGGCAATCCACGACCCCAGCCCCATGGAGCGCGCGGCGGCGGGTTATCCAATGCCGATTGTCGACCTGGCTCAAAGCCGACTGCGTGCACTGGAAGCCTTTGGCAATCTGCCCGCCTTAACCGCTGAATAA